The Afipia massiliensis genome has a segment encoding these proteins:
- a CDS encoding CoA-acylating methylmalonate-semialdehyde dehydrogenase: MTATILNFINGKLVATTSSRTTPVFNPATGEQSGTLSLSSGLDVRAAAEAARKAFPAWANTPPLRRARILNRFLRILEERIDELAAVITAEHGKVLSDAKGEIQRGMEVVEFATAAPELLKGDITENVGTRVDSHSFRQPLGVVAGITPFNFPAMVPMWMFPVALACGNTFILKPSERDPSAALYLAQWLKEAGLPDGVFNVVQGDKEAVDAILTDPDIVAVSFVGSTPIARYIYQTATQLGKRCQALGGAKNHMIVMPDADIDQAVDALMGAAYGSAGERCMAISVAVPVGEQTAERLISKLAPKVRALNIGPGTDPEAEMGPLVTKQHLEKVRGYIDDGVNEGAKLVVDGRDFRRQGYENGYFIGGTLFDQVTTDMKIYREEIFGPVLAVTRASSYDEAATWINDHEYGNGTAIFTRDGDAAREFAHQIQVGMVGINVPIPVPMAFHSFGGWKQSLFGDHHMHGHEGVRFYTKLKAITSRWPTGIRAGAEFVMPTMS, translated from the coding sequence ATGACCGCGACTATTCTGAACTTCATCAACGGCAAGCTGGTTGCGACCACTAGCTCGCGCACAACTCCCGTCTTCAACCCCGCGACCGGCGAACAATCTGGGACGTTGAGCTTGAGCTCAGGGCTGGACGTCAGAGCTGCGGCCGAAGCCGCTCGGAAAGCTTTCCCCGCATGGGCCAACACCCCGCCACTGCGGCGCGCGCGGATTCTGAATCGTTTCCTTCGAATTCTCGAAGAACGCATCGACGAACTCGCCGCAGTCATCACTGCGGAGCACGGCAAAGTTCTCTCAGATGCCAAGGGAGAAATCCAAAGAGGCATGGAGGTGGTTGAATTCGCAACCGCGGCGCCAGAGCTGCTGAAGGGCGACATCACCGAAAACGTCGGCACGCGCGTCGACAGTCATTCCTTTCGTCAACCTTTGGGTGTTGTTGCAGGCATTACACCATTTAACTTCCCAGCAATGGTTCCGATGTGGATGTTCCCTGTCGCCCTCGCGTGCGGCAATACATTCATCCTCAAACCGTCTGAGCGCGATCCATCTGCCGCTCTCTATCTTGCGCAGTGGCTGAAGGAAGCCGGCTTACCTGACGGCGTCTTCAACGTCGTCCAAGGTGATAAGGAAGCTGTCGACGCAATTCTGACCGATCCAGATATCGTTGCTGTGAGCTTTGTCGGATCGACCCCAATCGCTCGCTATATCTATCAAACCGCGACCCAACTCGGGAAGCGCTGCCAAGCATTGGGCGGCGCCAAGAACCATATGATCGTGATGCCCGACGCCGACATTGATCAGGCCGTTGATGCGTTGATGGGTGCCGCTTACGGTTCCGCAGGAGAGCGTTGCATGGCTATCTCCGTGGCTGTTCCTGTCGGCGAGCAAACCGCGGAAAGGCTGATATCAAAGCTGGCTCCAAAAGTGCGCGCACTTAACATTGGACCCGGCACCGACCCGGAAGCGGAGATGGGACCTCTCGTCACCAAACAGCATCTGGAAAAAGTTCGCGGATATATCGATGACGGCGTGAACGAAGGTGCAAAGCTCGTTGTAGATGGTCGCGACTTCAGGCGCCAAGGCTACGAGAACGGATACTTCATTGGCGGCACACTTTTCGATCAGGTCACCACAGACATGAAGATTTATCGGGAAGAGATCTTTGGACCTGTCTTGGCTGTTACCAGAGCGTCCTCATATGACGAGGCCGCAACGTGGATCAATGACCACGAGTACGGAAACGGTACGGCCATCTTTACGAGAGACGGCGACGCGGCCCGCGAGTTTGCCCATCAGATTCAGGTCGGAATGGTTGGCATCAACGTACCCATTCCGGTTCCGATGGCGTTTCATTCTTTCGGCGGCTGGAAACAGTCGCTGTTTGGCGACCACCACATGCACGGCCACGAAGGCGTCCGCTTTTACACCAAGCTCAAGGCCATTACCTCTCGGTGGCCTACAGGCATTCGGGCTGGCGCGGAGTTTGTGATGCCCACCATGAGCTAA
- a CDS encoding LysR family transcriptional regulator, translating to MDWERVRIFLEVARAGQILKASKQLRLNHATVARQITALEKSLKVILLERSTSGCALTQAGEALVAAAERAESEFLKVGTNIGGATGRIAGTVRVGAPDGLGNYFLADRLGALAAKHPALVIQLVPLPRTFSLSRREADIAITLDRPQQGRLILSRLTNYTLSVYAAQDYLKREGPIVSQADLAGRLFVTHVEDFVYSRALDYAAVLGRLMSRRYECGSVVAQMEAVRNGHGIAILHDYAASRYPELKRLLPDVRFTREYWLTSHPDTHETRRIQEVHRCITAAAKSAQHLFVKD from the coding sequence ATGGATTGGGAGCGAGTTCGGATCTTTTTAGAGGTCGCGAGAGCGGGCCAGATACTCAAAGCGTCGAAGCAGTTGCGGCTGAATCACGCAACGGTAGCTCGGCAAATCACTGCACTTGAGAAGAGTCTCAAGGTGATTCTTCTTGAGCGAAGCACATCGGGATGCGCGCTCACGCAAGCGGGCGAAGCGTTGGTGGCTGCGGCGGAGCGCGCCGAAAGTGAGTTCTTGAAAGTCGGTACAAATATCGGCGGTGCGACTGGACGTATCGCAGGGACGGTACGGGTGGGAGCTCCGGATGGACTTGGCAACTATTTTCTTGCGGATCGATTAGGAGCTCTGGCTGCTAAGCATCCCGCCCTAGTAATTCAGCTTGTGCCACTACCGCGAACGTTCTCTCTGTCCCGGCGCGAGGCTGATATTGCGATCACGCTAGATCGACCGCAGCAAGGTCGATTGATCCTATCAAGACTGACTAACTACACGCTAAGCGTTTATGCGGCGCAGGATTATCTCAAACGGGAGGGGCCCATAGTCAGTCAAGCGGACCTCGCTGGACGCCTGTTTGTCACACACGTAGAGGATTTTGTTTATAGCCGGGCTTTGGATTACGCCGCGGTACTTGGCCGCTTGATGTCGCGACGTTACGAATGCGGGAGCGTCGTCGCCCAAATGGAGGCTGTTCGAAATGGGCACGGAATAGCAATTTTGCATGACTACGCCGCCAGCCGCTATCCAGAGCTAAAGCGTTTGCTCCCTGACGTACGGTTCACGCGCGAGTATTGGTTGACTTCTCACCCCGACACACACGAGACGCGCCGAATTCAAGAGGTGCATCGCTGCATTACCGCTGCCGCGAAATCGGCGCAGCATCTATTTGTAAAAGATTGA
- a CDS encoding CmpA/NrtA family ABC transporter substrate-binding protein codes for MDSRHFGDRTSGACACGGEHIDGFSCAGESANSEPLNSNDTVTSAVDQALIASLFPDRSTRRALLRGVGASVLLAAISDILPLGTIRALAQERAPLEKKNLNVGFLAITCATPLIIAQERGMFAKYGLNISLQKIPGIGLIRDKMVNGELDVSQQVMPVALATSAGVGGNVVPTKVLTILNQNGNSLVLAMKHKNNRDPRNWKGFRFAVPFEQSHQALQLRYYLAEAGLDPDQDVVYRVVPPPEYVANLRVGSIDGFFGGEPGGQRAVVEGVGFIHLLSKDIWSGHPCCSVTALDSWIKQYPNTFLAVFRAVVEAGLYSSAPENRSGLATILARPEYVNAPEGVIQQVMTGRYADGLGEVKSDPNRINFDPFPQYSMAVWLSVQMQRWNMLQGDIDHKRLAQNVMLAVDAQKIFAEQGVKLPEPAFRKENVLGKEFDSNEPDKYGRKR; via the coding sequence TGCGGAGGCGAGCATATCGATGGGTTTTCATGCGCTGGTGAATCCGCCAACTCAGAGCCCCTCAACTCGAATGACACCGTGACATCTGCGGTAGATCAGGCACTAATTGCTTCCCTGTTTCCGGATCGCTCTACGCGCCGAGCGCTGCTCCGAGGCGTTGGGGCGAGCGTCCTGCTTGCCGCAATATCGGATATCCTGCCGTTGGGTACTATCCGGGCTTTGGCTCAGGAGCGTGCTCCGCTCGAAAAGAAGAATCTGAATGTTGGTTTTCTGGCGATTACATGCGCTACCCCGCTCATTATCGCTCAAGAGCGAGGAATGTTTGCAAAATACGGGCTAAACATTTCGCTGCAAAAGATCCCGGGCATTGGTCTCATCCGTGACAAGATGGTCAACGGCGAACTCGATGTTTCGCAACAGGTCATGCCGGTGGCCCTCGCGACTTCGGCGGGCGTAGGCGGCAACGTCGTGCCAACGAAGGTGCTGACTATTCTAAACCAGAATGGCAATTCGCTTGTATTGGCGATGAAGCACAAGAATAATCGCGACCCACGCAACTGGAAGGGATTCCGTTTCGCGGTTCCTTTCGAACAATCTCACCAGGCTCTTCAACTACGCTACTATTTGGCGGAAGCGGGTCTCGATCCTGATCAGGACGTGGTCTATCGTGTCGTCCCACCCCCAGAATATGTCGCCAATCTTCGTGTTGGGAGCATCGACGGCTTCTTTGGTGGTGAGCCCGGAGGTCAGCGGGCTGTAGTGGAAGGAGTAGGCTTCATCCATCTTCTTTCAAAGGACATATGGTCAGGTCACCCGTGCTGTTCGGTGACAGCGTTAGATTCTTGGATCAAACAGTATCCCAATACGTTTCTGGCGGTTTTCCGGGCGGTCGTTGAAGCTGGCCTCTATTCGTCGGCCCCAGAAAATCGCAGCGGGTTGGCGACGATCCTCGCGCGTCCTGAGTACGTCAACGCTCCTGAAGGTGTTATTCAGCAAGTGATGACAGGACGCTACGCCGACGGTCTTGGAGAGGTGAAGAGTGACCCGAACCGCATCAACTTCGATCCGTTCCCGCAATACTCCATGGCGGTCTGGTTATCGGTACAGATGCAGCGCTGGAATATGCTTCAAGGCGATATCGATCATAAGCGTCTTGCGCAGAACGTCATGCTGGCCGTGGACGCACAGAAAATTTTTGCAGAGCAAGGTGTGAAGTTGCCGGAGCCTGCATTCAGAAAAGAGAACGTACTGGGGAAGGAGTTTGATTCGAATGAGCCAGACAAGTATGGCCGTAAGCGCTGA
- a CDS encoding mobile mystery protein A, producing the protein MKTEARKRARERLDERLAPLKPAERFRAPPKGWVRAVRDALGMSGVQLARRLSVQPPSVAALEASEESGAIQLKTLRRAAEALDCTLVYALVPNDTLEGAVRARARKIALRDLGRVSHTMKLEAQETPDGSTDERLETYIRDKVKERDLWDKP; encoded by the coding sequence ATGAAAACAGAAGCTCGCAAACGTGCCCGGGAGCGCCTGGATGAACGCCTCGCTCCCCTGAAGCCGGCCGAGCGCTTCCGAGCGCCTCCCAAAGGGTGGGTGCGCGCCGTCCGCGATGCACTTGGCATGAGCGGCGTCCAGCTCGCCCGCCGTCTCAGCGTGCAGCCGCCGAGCGTCGCGGCGCTCGAAGCGTCGGAAGAAAGCGGGGCGATCCAGCTCAAAACCTTGCGCCGTGCTGCGGAAGCGCTCGATTGCACGCTTGTTTATGCGCTCGTGCCAAACGACACGCTCGAAGGCGCGGTGCGCGCGCGCGCGCGCAAAATCGCCTTGCGCGATCTCGGACGTGTTTCGCATACAATGAAACTCGAAGCGCAGGAAACGCCCGACGGCAGTACGGACGAGCGTCTCGAAACGTATATCCGCGATAAGGTCAAAGAGCGGGATCTCTGGGACAAGCCATGA
- a CDS encoding malonate--CoA ligase — protein sequence MTAEPANLYATFVARCANPDKIFIETQDGRRIRYRDAFDLAGRIANVLKTKGVNPLDRVAVQVEKSAEALILYLACLRIGAIYLPLNTAYTLNELEYFIGDAEPRVVVCAPAAHDAIQSLMTRLPGSSVVTLGTKSDGSLMQLSQAASAHIENVPSSPDDVAAILYTSGTTGRSKGAMLTHHNLRSNAVTLAEAWRFTEGDVLLHALPLFHTHGLFVATNVVLMSGARMILMPKFDPAVIREKLPGATVMMGVPTFYTRLLQEDWLDAAAVSHMRLFVSGSAPLLAETHREWSKRTDHAILERYGMTETNMITSNPYSGTRIPGTVGTPLPGIDVVITDPQTGALLAPGEVGMIEVRGPNVFQGYWRMPEKTKAELRSNGFFITGDLGKLAGDGVLSIVGRGKDLVITGGYNVYPKEVETQIDEIEGVVESAVIGVPHPDFGEGVTAIIVKDVAHDLDEQAIVKALDGRLAKFKLPKRVIFVEDLPRNTMGKVLKEVLRRQYGSIYTHG from the coding sequence ATGACAGCTGAACCGGCCAATCTGTATGCGACCTTTGTCGCGCGTTGTGCAAATCCCGATAAGATTTTTATCGAGACGCAGGACGGCCGCCGTATCCGTTATCGCGATGCCTTTGATCTCGCCGGACGGATCGCTAACGTACTAAAGACAAAGGGTGTGAACCCGCTCGACCGCGTCGCGGTACAAGTGGAAAAATCAGCTGAGGCGCTAATCCTTTATCTAGCGTGCCTGCGGATCGGTGCGATCTATCTGCCGCTAAACACAGCCTACACACTTAACGAGCTTGAATACTTCATCGGCGACGCCGAGCCACGCGTTGTTGTCTGCGCCCCCGCGGCCCACGATGCAATCCAGTCACTCATGACTCGCCTTCCTGGCTCGTCCGTCGTCACTCTTGGAACGAAATCCGACGGATCGTTGATGCAGCTATCTCAGGCCGCATCAGCGCATATTGAGAACGTCCCGTCCAGTCCCGATGACGTCGCAGCAATTCTCTATACTTCTGGCACCACTGGCCGCTCAAAGGGTGCGATGCTAACGCACCATAATCTCAGATCGAACGCCGTGACACTGGCAGAAGCATGGCGGTTCACCGAGGGTGACGTCCTGCTCCACGCTTTGCCGCTGTTTCACACCCATGGGCTGTTCGTCGCCACCAACGTTGTTTTGATGAGCGGCGCACGCATGATCCTGATGCCGAAATTCGATCCTGCAGTCATTCGCGAGAAACTTCCGGGCGCCACAGTGATGATGGGCGTTCCGACATTTTATACTCGCTTGCTTCAGGAGGACTGGCTTGACGCTGCGGCGGTCTCCCACATGCGCCTGTTCGTCTCTGGCTCGGCACCGCTACTGGCGGAGACCCACCGCGAATGGAGCAAACGAACAGACCACGCCATTCTTGAGCGTTACGGCATGACCGAAACCAACATGATCACGTCCAACCCATATTCCGGCACACGCATTCCCGGAACGGTCGGCACGCCGCTTCCAGGCATCGACGTGGTTATCACCGACCCACAGACCGGTGCGCTTCTTGCGCCAGGAGAGGTCGGCATGATCGAAGTTCGTGGCCCAAACGTCTTCCAGGGCTATTGGCGGATGCCGGAAAAAACAAAAGCCGAGCTGCGCAGCAATGGCTTCTTTATCACGGGTGATCTTGGCAAACTCGCGGGAGATGGCGTGCTCTCGATCGTAGGGCGCGGCAAGGATCTCGTGATCACGGGTGGATATAACGTCTACCCCAAGGAGGTGGAGACACAGATTGATGAGATCGAGGGCGTGGTCGAGAGCGCAGTCATCGGCGTCCCCCATCCCGACTTTGGCGAGGGAGTGACCGCAATCATTGTGAAGGATGTGGCGCACGACCTCGACGAGCAGGCAATCGTAAAAGCGCTGGACGGTCGGCTTGCCAAGTTCAAGCTGCCAAAGCGGGTAATCTTCGTCGAAGATCTGCCGCGAAATACTATGGGAAAGGTGCTGAAGGAGGTGCTACGGCGACAGTACGGGTCGATCTACACGCACGGGTAG
- a CDS encoding mobile mystery protein B has product MTDLFQEPDDATPLDPALRGDLLQTWITTRADLNEVEEENIVNGSAWARRRRGGAEALLNEGFSKSLHKQMFGEVWKWAGAYRQNELNIGIAPHLVAAEVPVMFDNARFWVENKTFSPDEIAVRLHHRLTQIHGFPNGNGRHARMMADLLIEKLGGEPFTWGSGTIHDTGTLRTTYISALKAADNHDFGQLLAFARA; this is encoded by the coding sequence ATGACGGACCTGTTTCAGGAGCCGGATGATGCAACACCACTTGATCCCGCATTGCGCGGCGATTTGCTTCAGACGTGGATTACGACGCGCGCCGACCTCAATGAGGTCGAAGAAGAAAACATCGTCAACGGCTCCGCTTGGGCACGTCGCCGCCGAGGCGGCGCGGAGGCGCTGCTCAATGAAGGTTTCTCGAAATCGCTGCACAAGCAGATGTTCGGAGAAGTCTGGAAATGGGCTGGCGCCTACCGCCAGAACGAACTCAATATCGGCATCGCGCCCCATCTGGTTGCGGCCGAGGTGCCCGTGATGTTCGACAACGCGCGTTTTTGGGTCGAGAACAAGACCTTCTCGCCCGACGAAATTGCGGTTCGGCTTCATCATCGTCTCACACAGATCCACGGCTTTCCGAATGGCAATGGCCGCCACGCACGGATGATGGCCGATCTGCTGATTGAGAAGCTTGGAGGCGAGCCGTTCACTTGGGGCAGCGGCACCATTCATGATACGGGCACGCTGCGCACCACTTACATCAGCGCGCTTAAGGCCGCTGATAATCATGACTTCGGGCAATTGCTGGCATTCGCGCGCGCATAA
- a CDS encoding ABC transporter ATP-binding protein codes for MKHFLTLSDISMVFAGGGGFQALDSISLDIERGEFVSLIGHSGCGKSTLLNVIAGLHRPTGGGINCEGQPIVGPGPDRGVVFQNHSLLPWMTCHQNILLGVERVFAGRLDKNGMREKVDDALRLVHLEHAAAKYPYEISGGMKQRVGIARALAIEPRMLLLDEPFGALDALTRASLQDELIKIVDQTHSTVVMVTHDIDEAILLSDRIVMMTNGPAAKIGEILTVDIPRPRDRLEMTKLSTYADCRRRLLEFLYLKQARKKH; via the coding sequence ATGAAACACTTTTTGACATTGTCCGACATCTCAATGGTCTTTGCTGGTGGAGGGGGCTTTCAAGCGCTTGACAGTATCTCGCTCGACATTGAACGCGGCGAGTTCGTCAGTCTCATTGGTCATTCCGGTTGCGGCAAGAGTACACTTCTCAACGTGATTGCGGGGCTTCATCGCCCGACAGGCGGTGGAATCAATTGCGAAGGACAGCCGATTGTCGGTCCAGGCCCAGATCGGGGAGTCGTTTTCCAAAATCACTCGTTGCTGCCGTGGATGACCTGCCACCAGAATATTCTGCTCGGTGTAGAGCGTGTGTTTGCAGGTCGTCTGGATAAGAATGGGATGCGGGAAAAGGTGGATGATGCACTCCGGCTGGTCCATCTCGAGCACGCAGCAGCCAAGTATCCTTACGAAATCTCAGGGGGCATGAAGCAGCGTGTGGGTATTGCTAGAGCGCTTGCGATCGAACCCCGGATGCTGTTACTCGACGAGCCGTTTGGCGCGCTCGATGCATTGACGCGCGCAAGCTTGCAGGATGAACTCATCAAGATTGTCGATCAGACACACTCTACGGTGGTGATGGTCACTCATGATATCGACGAAGCTATACTTCTGAGTGATCGTATCGTGATGATGACAAACGGTCCGGCTGCAAAGATTGGCGAGATACTGACGGTTGATATTCCGAGACCGCGTGATCGCCTGGAGATGACGAAGCTTTCAACTTACGCGGACTGCCGGCGACGGCTGCTTGAGTTTCTCTACCTCAAGCAAGCTCGAAAGAAGCACTGA
- a CDS encoding ABC transporter permease → MPRIFQFLGQPWIASLVIFVVFVGVWQFLTTIGEGKGPAIDSEYAKLMGQSAAAAAPSGTSIPSPVAVAERAVELGRRAFDTSNPNNLGIAWHLYYSLGLVFLGYLLAVIVAVPLGFSIGLMPRLYQSLNPFIQVLKPISPLAWMPLALYAFMDSKTAAVFIIFICSLWPLLINTAAGAANVRQDWLNVSRVLGLSTWTKIRCIVFPASVPMILTGMRISIGIAWFVIVAAEMVVGQNGIGYFIWNEWNNLQLSSMIVAILLIGVVGLILDQALAWVGHKLSFKE, encoded by the coding sequence ATGCCGAGGATCTTTCAGTTCCTCGGCCAGCCGTGGATTGCGTCGTTGGTCATCTTCGTGGTTTTCGTTGGTGTCTGGCAGTTTCTGACGACAATCGGCGAAGGGAAGGGGCCGGCGATCGACTCGGAGTATGCGAAACTCATGGGCCAGTCTGCGGCTGCAGCCGCGCCGTCAGGTACGTCAATTCCCAGCCCGGTGGCGGTGGCTGAGCGAGCAGTCGAGCTTGGAAGGCGAGCATTCGACACATCAAATCCAAACAATCTAGGTATCGCTTGGCATCTATATTACTCGCTCGGTCTCGTCTTTCTGGGATACCTTCTGGCGGTTATAGTCGCGGTTCCGCTCGGTTTTAGTATCGGGTTGATGCCTCGCTTGTATCAATCGCTGAACCCATTCATCCAAGTTCTCAAACCAATCTCGCCCCTCGCTTGGATGCCGCTTGCGCTTTACGCCTTCATGGACAGTAAAACGGCGGCGGTCTTCATCATATTTATCTGCTCACTTTGGCCTCTTCTGATCAACACTGCCGCGGGCGCGGCAAACGTGCGGCAGGACTGGCTAAACGTTTCAAGAGTTCTGGGACTGAGTACCTGGACTAAGATCCGATGCATCGTCTTCCCGGCATCTGTCCCGATGATTTTGACCGGCATGCGCATTTCGATCGGTATTGCATGGTTCGTCATTGTCGCCGCCGAGATGGTCGTTGGGCAGAACGGCATAGGTTATTTCATTTGGAACGAATGGAATAACCTCCAGCTGTCGAGCATGATCGTTGCCATTCTGCTGATTGGCGTCGTTGGCCTCATCCTGGATCAGGCGCTTGCCTGGGTTGGCCACAAGCTAAGCTTCAAGGAGTGA